ctagatgactccatagatagatcttggtgacacgtaggaaaattttgaatttatgctacgttccccaacaatacgaggggcaaaacatcaccaccattggacggacgacacttgttaAGTCTGTCGCCACCTCGCAAGCGGTCTATTTCATCACATCTTTGGTCATACCGCCGGGCATTCTTCACAATATCAACAAACTGGAGCGGGCTTTCCTTTGGTCGGGATCGGATAAGACGACGGGCGCCAAGTGCAAGGTCAACTGGGAGATGGTTTGCCGCCCGTGCGAATATGGCGGCCTAGGGGTTCTCAACACCGATAAATTCGCACGGGCCTTGCGCTTGAGATGGCCATGGTTTGAATGGACGACACCACAAAAGTTGTGGGTGGGCTTGGGAAATCCATGTAATGAGGAGGACCTTGACTTCTTCTATGCATCCACGACCATCACCATGGGGAACGGCGCTAAAACGCCTTTTTGGGATTCAGCCTGGCTCCATGGGTGCAAGCCTAAGGATGTTGCCCCGCTCGTCTTTGTGGCCTCCTCAAGGAAGAATTGGAAGGTGCGGGAGGCCCTACAAAATAATGCATGGATTCTCAAGATCAACACCTCCACGGTTGTCTCCGCTGAGCACATCCAACAATTCTTCACACTATGGACACTTGTGAATGATGTACATCTGGATGCACTCTCTGAAGATACTATTGTGTGGAAGCATACGACAAGCGGGCACTACACTGCAGCCTCCGCCTACAAGGCCCAATTCCTTGGCTTGGTTCTCTCTCCCATGGACCAAATGGTTTGGAAAACTTGGGCGCCACCAAAGGCTAAATTCTTCGCTTGGTTGGCTATCCAAGACAGAATTTGGACCGCGGATAGACTACAAAAACGTGGATGGCCAAATTGTGGTCTTTGCACCCTTTGCAAGCGAGAGCAAGAAAGTGGACCGCACCTTTTCTTCAAGTGCCGCTTCACTATTAGGCTATGGAACTTGGTCATTGCAAAATTTGGGCTTCATCATATGAACACCTCTATGTGGCATCTTGAGAGTTCGGTCAAGGAATGGTGGACAAATAGGACCGACGCCGGAGTCCCCAACAGGAAGGCCATGGCCTCTCTAACCATGCTCGTGTCATGGACCATTTGGAACGAGCGGAATGCCCGTGTTTTCCGGAACAAGAGTGCTCCGCCACCAATCTTGCTAAACAACATCATCTGCGAGGCAAACCTTTGGATCACCGCCGGAGCAGAAAAATTAGGGAACATTATTTTGTGTGAGTAATCTTCCATGCCGTCTAAAAGTGTGCCCTTGTAACAAACTCTATCCTCTTcttatttaatagatgaggcaaatcttttgcctccgtttcaaaaaaaaaagccACGCTGTCAAGGTTCTGCATTGTTTTGACAACAGACTTATCTCATATCTTCCCCGTGTCTGCCAATAGATCGCGGGTGCTGGAACCAATGCAGAATAATTCATTGGAATAACAACTGATGTTTCTTTTTGGCTACATGTGTTAATCCCTGTACATTCATTCTGACTGTTCTATTTGGCTCAGCATAACTGAAACTTTCCATGATGTGTTTTTCGTCTGGAATTATGGTGTAGAAAACTGTTTACAAGTGACTATGACTGCCATCTGTTTTCACTTCCGAATCTATCTAGGCTAGAAATGCAATATCAGTGTCTCACTGTAATTTCGTCTGACACTGTgaattatatttattttatatctcatgtttgatttgagcaatgtggttAAATTTCGCAACTATGGAACGGTCTTTGTCTGGCGGTTGTTTGGCCGTGAATTGGCGAAAATATGACCTGGGTTGGCATATGCCGCCAATCTATTGATGAGTGGTTATACAATGGTGGTCCTTATGAGCTAACTGTTCTACACTTCTTACTTGGTGTAGCTTGTTATATGGGTCGTGCGTGGGATATGCGTCCTTGGATTGTTGTTGGATATTCAGCTCCCGTTGCAGCTGCTACTGCTGTTTTCTTGATTTACCCTATTGGTCAAGGAAGCTTTTCTGATGGTATGCCTTTAGGTCTAAAAGCGCAGCGCTGGCCTAATCTGGTCAACACAACCAAACTTGGATCAGTGCACGTTGAGGCTACGACATGTAAGTACACTTAAAAATAAGCAAAAGAGAACAACTGGAAGAAGTGATCACGGTATAGTTGCAGATATCACAGAAAGAAAGTTACCCAGGAACTGATATCACGGTATAGTTGATACTGGCACACGTTTTTTTTCATCCATCTATCGAACATATAAAGGACGCTACCCAACCCGCCATTTTTTTTTTTGAAGGGTACCCAACCCGCCATTCTGAGGCCTCCGCGCGCGCGACGCTGGTTGGACCGTGCGATTCTTTTACTGTGCTTTTTTTTGACCGCTGGCAATTGGTCAGCCGTCGTTTTTTTTCACGTTTATGACTGCTTCGAGAGTGGATGACGAGTGGGTCTCTTTATGTGTGGGGCCGAGAGAATGGCGTGCGTGGGAGCCCCAGACCGACGAGGGGTAAAAAGAAAAAAGCAAGCCAGCCGCCTCCTCTCTCCCCGCTCGTCTCCTCCTCTCCCCACGCCGCCCCTCCTCTCCCCGCTCGTCTCCTCCTCTCCGGCCGCTCCCCCCAGCCGGCGGCCCGGCGCCCACTAGCTGCTCTCCAGATGCATCCTCCCCATGATCCTGGGATGGAGGGAGTCGTGGTGGCAGGGGACAGATGCGTGATGAGGAGGAGGCCGTGGTCAATTGGTCATGGTGGCGTGACGGAGGTCGTGGCTCGCCCCCCGCCGCCTCTCTCGCGGGCCCATTTTCCCTGCCCCCTTCCCGGCGTCCTTACCTCTGCCATGGCCTCCACCctccctctccatcgtccttcccGAGCTCTTCCTCTTCGGGGGTCGCCGCCATCCGATGCCGCGCGCCATGATTCTAGATCGGCCGTAGGTCGAGAAGGAGCGGTTGCTACAGTGAGGGCAGCAGGGTCCCCACCCCGGCGGCTGTGTGCAGAGGGGGAGAGGTCAAGGACGGTTGCCAGTTCATGGAGGAGAGATGCGACACAGGTGAGCTCTTTCTTCCTCCTTTCCTCATTTTCCCATGGTGAACTGAGATCatccttccttttttcttcttcttatgcaCATAGTGTTTGGGTTGCTGTTGATTCCTACACTGATTTTTCAGTGGTGGCATGGTGTTCATCTCCAGGTCGGTTGCAACCTTCTGCCCCCATCATTCCCTGTgttttcttttcatgatctacacaCTAATTTGTAGATTGGTCGGATCTGTTGGCATTAGGCAGCACAAGAATAAGAACATTTCTCAGTTTTTTCATGTGAGACCGGATTCCAAATGGAAAGGAAGGGGATTTTCAATCCAAGTTTAATTTTCCTTTCTATCTATATGCTTCTGCATAATATTTGTTTTTATGTTGTGTGTGTTTGACGAAATGACAAGGCCTTGCAGCAGAGGATGAAGATGGAGCTGGCAGCAGGGATCATGGGAGCAACGGGGGTGGCTGGCCTCCCGAAGCTAGACGAGAAAGGGGGCAGCAGTGCAGGGACGGAAGAGGGTGTCCATGTGCTATCCATTTCTGCTCATCTTCAGCTTGCAGGTTGCTGGGTTTTCTCCTCTCTGCTTGTTGGTTTTCTTTGATTAGTAGAACAAGTAGCACAGCATGTGTTTGTGAAAATGCTTCTCACAGATGAAACTTTTGGTGTGCCTAGACTTGCCTTCTTTCTTAGGAGAATATGCTTGCTGAGACATATGGTCTAAATTTCATAAAGGACCAGCATCAATTAGTACAGACTTTTCGATTACCTAAGTATTATTAATGTAATTATTTCGTCTCCTATGACATATGCATGTGGCACTTTGATTTTGCTGTAGAAGGATGTACAAATGTTTACTGTTGAGTGATATTGATATTTTTCCTTGGTGCACCATCAAGAACTAGGAAGAGCAACATCTGTATGGCTAGATGTATCTTTTATGAGCACCTGAGTTCATGTATAATGAGCAACTGAGCATATTTGGTGTACATTCCTGAGATATATCTGTATGTGTCtcctttttttagatttttatCTAAAAGCAGAGCTACCTACTAATGGCTCACAAGATAGAAAACTAAGCCTGATTTCTCAGGTAAATCGTGTTACTGAATACACTGCTTTTATATCTTAGTAAGAAATAAGAAATATATCATGATTTATAGTGTGCAGGTGCTCACAAGATCTTTTTTTTTGCATAACCGTCTTAGGAATCTTCTGCTGTGGCGCTTATGCGTCTAAGATATTAACAGGGCAGAGGCTCTAGAGAGGAGGTTTGATTTTCCTTTTCGGGATTTGTAGCATGAATGCAAGAATTTCTCCTGTAGGTATGGCTTCATTCCTCCATTCGCCATATGCAAATCTTGGTCTTCGATTTGTTTTATTTCCCATGAGTGACCTAAGATTACTGTCATGCTATGGAAGCCTAGAGTGTAGAGTGAGTCAAATATGTACTAGATGCACTAATTTAGCTCATTGCCTTGCTTCATGCACCTCAGGTTTGGATATGTCCTTACTTTCATGGCTCAATCATCAAATGACGTCAAAATTGAATTCCTGAAAGCAAGGTATATCAAATCATCCTTGTTTTGTTGTCCAGTGCTTATTTCATTGTGGATATACATATTTACTATCACATATGGCGCAGATCTTGAATGACCTTTCTCTTGCAACCTCTCTTGACAATTAGATTTCATTTGTCTATGTAGGCTAATTAATGATGGAAAACTAACTGATGCTCTTGTTGTATCCGACTGTTGTTTGCGCAATGGAGCGTCTGATAAATTACTTTGATTGTCCATTGATCAAAGGGAATAAATAATAAGTCTAGGCACAGGACAACGTAACAATATGTGCTTGAGTCCTTACATCATACGTGATCGTGTAATTCTATGACACAACCTGTTTATGGAGTTAAATCTTGACAAGGCATATTTCCCATTTCTCAGCTTACTTTCTCATATCTTGCGCTAAC
The window above is part of the Triticum aestivum cultivar Chinese Spring chromosome 2A, IWGSC CS RefSeq v2.1, whole genome shotgun sequence genome. Proteins encoded here:
- the LOC123191846 gene encoding uncharacterized protein, translating into MTSGSLYVWGRENGVRGSPRPTRGKKKKASQPPPLSPLVSSSPHAAPPLPARLLLSGRSPQPAARRPLAALQMHPPHDPGMEGVVVAGDRCVMRRRPWSIGHGGVTEVVARPPPPLSRAHFPCPLPGVLTSAMASTLPLHRPSRALPLRGSPPSDAARHDSRSAVGREGAVATVRAAGSPPRRLCAEGERSRTVASSWRRDATQWWHGVHLQQRMKMELAAGIMGATGVAGLPKLDEKGGSSAGTEEGVHVLSISAHLQLADFYLKAELPTNGSQDRKLSLISQESSAVALMRLRY